Within Bacillus alveayuensis, the genomic segment CACGGTTTCCATTTCTCCTTTTACTTTTGCGACAGGCAGTTCAAGTGACTCGTTTAAGCCAGCCTGATCCAGTTTAGAAATCAAAGAATATTGCTCTTGAAATTCAGTGATGAGCTCTTGAACAAATTGGGCTGTAATTTCTTTGCCTTCGTTGACATATATACTAAGCTTCGGCTTCGTTTTCTCGCCAAATATTAAATGGTTTAACAACGTGTATGAAAAATGCTCCGGCACTTCAACAATGACTGTATATTTGTCATTTTCACGGATTTCCTCCAATTCAGAAGGCTGAAACTCTGCCATTTGTATATACGGCTCCAGCTCTTTTGAGCCTAAAATTTCTTGTTTTAAAATGGAAATAGGCATCATTTTTTCCACTTGTTTTAATAGAAATTCCTTTTCCCCATCCGGCATTTGCACGTTTTTTACGTCATTGGCAAATTTTTTGAAGTCCTCTTGTTCATTACCATGTTCAACAATCGCTACTTTCGCTTGAATATCCATTTTTTTGCTGTCCATTACACTTGTAAGCGCAAAACCTAAAATAGATATAAGAGTGAACGGCATTACTAATAGAAGAAGCAATTCCTGCTTATTGCGGATCATTATTAAAAATTGTTTCTTAATAAATTGTCCAATCATAATCATCACCCTTTTAATTTCGTAATGCTCTCCCAGTTAAATGAAGAAACACATCTTCCAAAGTAGGTGTTTTAATCTCGATAGATGTCAACATTGTGTTTGTTTCCTCAGCAATTTTGAACAATATGGAAAAAGCATTCGCTTCCTTTGGCGTTAATACGGTCATTACCCGATCTTGCACAGTCACGCGATTGACAACCGGATGATCACGCAGCGCATGAATAAATGAATCGTTCACGCGCTCGACAGTAATTTGGATTGTGTTTTCTGCCGATAAAATATTTTTTATCTCCTCTTTCGTACCGGCCGCCAAAATATTCCCTTTATCCATAATGTAAATGCGATTGCATAAAAATTCGACTTCCTCCATATAATGGCTCGTGTACAATACGGTCATTTTTTTCTCCTTATTTAACCTTTTGACCGTTTCCAAAATATAATTTCTTGATTGCGGATCAATGCCGACTGTCGGTTCATCCATAATGATCAATTCAGGTTCGTGCAGCAAGGCAGCACCGATGTTCAATCTTCTCTTCATTCCGCCTGAAAAATTTTTGACAAGATCATGCTGGCGATCCGTTAAACCGATCATTTCCAAAACTTCCTCTACCTTCTGTTTTAATTGCGAACCTGACAGCCGATAAATTTTGCCGAAAAACAGCAAATTTTCCCGCGCTGATAAATCGGGATATAATGCAATTTCTTGCGGTACAACCCCTAAAATTTTTCTAAGCTTTTCCGGCCTTTTGATGACACTTTCGTTATGCAAACGAACGTCACCGCTTGTCGGCGGAATCAGAGTAGAAATAATTGAAATGGTGGTCGATTTGCCGGCGCCGTTTGGCCCCAAAAGCCCGATAATTTCTCCTTTTTCTAAAAATAAATTCACACCGTTTACAGCATGCGTTTGTTTAAACCTTTTCGTTATTTCAACAGCTTCCAGCATTTTTTATCCTCCTTCTCAACGTTCTATTTGTATATTACAGCGTCCGCACTTTCTCACATACTATCTGCAGTCACTCTTTTCACTAAAAAACTATGACTTAGGTCATACATTTACAAAGTCTCTAGGAATAACGCTGAAAATCAGCAAACATTCCGAGTCGAAGCAAACATTTTTCAATTATGAACGCTTCATTAACATAGAGCTTTAAAATTTCACGGTATTATTTCAATACTAAAAAAGACCGGCCTAAATAGCCGATCCTAATCAAACAGCTAGCAAATATCATGTTTGATGGCATAAATAGCGAGCTGTGTTCTGTCCCGCAGCCCAAGTTTATTTAAAATTTGCGTCATGTGGTTTTTGACAGTTCCGATGGACAAATGAAGGTCAGACGCAATTTCTTTGTTCGTTTTTCCTTCGCCGACAAGCTTCACAATCGCCAGCTCACGCGGTGTTAAAGGCACGTTCACCATCTCTTTTTTTGGCTTTTCCAGCAGCTTCGGTACCATTTTTGCCGCTACATCTTCATGAATGGAAATTCCGCCTTTCATGCAGCTATGTATCGCATCAATCAGCTTTGCCGGTTCAGATGTCTTCAGCAAAAAACCGCTTGCCCCATCCTTCAACGTCTGTACGGCATATTCCTCATCATTAAACGTTGTTAAAATAAGAATTTTCGCATCAGGCCACCGCTCTTTTATTTTTTTAGTCGCTTCCACTCCGTTCATAACTGGCATGCGAATATCCATTAATATCAGGTCTACAATTGTCTTTTCCATTATTTCGATTGCTTTTAACCCATGCTCAGCTTCCGCGACTACTTTTAATTGCTCGTCCTGTTCGATCATCATTTTCAAGCCTTGGCGGACAATGGCTTGATCTTCAACAAGTAAAATACGGATGGTCATCATTCATACTCCTTTATTGGCAAAGTCCCATGAACAACAAACTCATCATTTGTTTGAAATATGTTCAAGCTTCCTCCAGCTTCTTTCACACGCTCTTTCATATTCGTTAAACCGAAGCCTTTTTGAAACGGTTTGGCATCCGATATCCGGTTTTTTATCGTAAATTCCAAGTCACCGATCGCATTTTTTCCTAATATGATATACACTTCCCTTGATTGTGCATGCCGCATTGCATTCGTTAGCGCCTCTTGGATGACTCGGTACAAAACGACATTTTGCCGATTAGTAAGACGGGCCGACAAAACCCCTTGCTTCGTCGTAAAATGCACCATAATATGACTTTCTGATTCCAGCTTGCGAATGAGCTGGAGCACAGACGAAATCCCTTCACTTTCATCCATTTTTAGCGCCCTAACTGCATGTCTCGTTTCCTCTAAACTTTCGCGAACTAAAGATTTTAATTCTATATAATCCTTCCTTTTCTCTTTGATCGAGAGCATCTCAAGCTGCATCAGCAATGCCGTTAATTTATGCCCGACAGAATCATGAATATCACGGGCAATTCTCGTTCGTTCTTCCAATCTGGCCGACCGCTCGTTTTCATAGCTGATACGCTTTAATCTTCTATATTCTCCCAATAATTGTTCATACAGCTCCCTTTGTTCCTTCCTTTCAAAGATATATTCATTTAAAACAACAGAAATGAACGTAAATATAGCAAACGCCGTCAGCCATTCAAAAGGATTAGGAAGGAATAAGGCGATCAAAAACGAAACAAAAACATGAATAACGGCAAACAGACGAAAGGACTGTTTTTTCAGCTGAAAAATTGCTTCGACATAAAGGTATAAAATTAATAAAAGAGAGGCATGATTGCTTGCAACAGACTGAAGCCATCCCGCTGACCAAATGAAGAGATCCACGATGATGTACAACAGAAGAGGATTTTTGACAACAGGCAGAAAAAAATAGCAGCCAATGGTACAAGCACTTAAAAATACCAATAAGGTGAGATGTGCTGAATGATCCAAGAAAGCTGAAAATAAAAAGTACGTCCATAAAACAGCAAAAACGAACACTCTGAATAAAAAAGCCTTCACTGACATCCCACCCTTTGTAATCTACTATCAACCTACTGAAACAATAAAAGAATGTCAATGGCTTTTCAAAAGAAAAGTCGGACTATTCTCAAATCATGTTACCAATTAATTAAAATACTGAAATTCCTCCCTTATTCTCTCGAAAATAATTACCCTGTGATTTTAGAATTCACATTTCCAAATAAAAACCTCTATAATTAAAGACACCGGTTTAAATTGAACCGATGTCTTTAACTAAATCCTAAAACTAACAATAACTATTCCTATATCTAATTAGTTAATGGAAAAACCGCATAAAATCTATATTCCAGCAGTTTTTATAACTAATTTTATAAGTAATTTTATAACTAAAACTTTTTTCTTACTAGTATTACATACTTCTCATGGTATATAAAAATATCCTCATAATCTACGAAATTACACATCGTAGATATAATAATAAAATCCAGGAAAACAAAAACATACTAAGATTAGTAGCACAGACCACGGCCATGGTCTGTGCTACTATTTTTTTATAGTAGAAGTGGAGAATAGGTCGTGACAGCCCCAGAACCTTGAGTTCGTAATGAAAAAACTGGCCTACTTCACTGCCCTTTTTAACAGCAGGAGCTTCCTAAGAACGCCAGAAAGCTTACTCACTCGCACATTATTTAATTGTAGCTATTCTATTAAAAATCCCTATAAGAATGGAACGACAGTCTAATGTCTTGGCCCCCAAAGCATGATTGAAACTCCAATTAAACAAATGCCTGCTCCGATCCAATCGTAAATATCAGGAGTTTTTTTATCGACCCACCATCCCCACAAAACAGAAAGAATAATAAACACGCCGCCATAAGCGGCATATACTCTACCGAATGTAGGAAAGTTTTGCAAAGTAGGGATCAGCCCATATAGAACCAAGATCATACTACCAATAACTCCGTACAAGTAGTGTTTTCCTTCACGTATCCATAGCCAGACTAAGTACCCTCCGCCAATTTCAGCTAAACCAGCAAGAATAAATAAAATAATGGCGTAAATCATATTTCACCACTTTCCTATCGCAATTTAACACTATAGAAGGCCATAGCTTCCAGACTGCCTTCCATTTCAAAAGCTCTCTTTTCAATCAGCTTTCTTAGCCGATATTCCAAGAATTCATCTCCTACATATTGGTCTAGATGCCCCAGTACTTCACCGATTAGTCTAACTGATTTCATAAAATCCTTCGTCTTCATTTCGTTATGCAGCTTTTTCGCTCTGTTTATTATGAAAAGATCATAATAATCTTCCGAAACGCTGTGTATCGTTCCGTTTTGCCAAATTCGTAATACTTCGTGAGTATTTGCAAGAGCGAGCCATTCCTTTTCAAAATTCTCTCTTTCATGTTGGGAAAGAGGCGGTTCATTTTTACTTTGTTCATATATGAATCGGAGCTTTTCAGGAGGAATTTCACCTGTATCCAAAACAGTATATTTTTCTTTTCGTTTCTTAAAAAGCTCGCCATATACCTTTGTCGTGTTGATGAGGAAGATGTCATTATTTTTATTCTTCAATAGATATAAAACAAATCGCAATCCGGTCTGTTCATGAGCGTTGTCAGAAATCCATATCATAATAGGTGATCCTTCTGGAATCGCTGTTATTTCATTGACTGTTTTTTGAAAGTTTTGTTCATACTCATGAAACTCATTGTATGCATCCGTCAAATTATTTTTTATCCAATTAAATCTCGCTTCTTTTCCAATGTCTTCATGCAGTCTCCAGATCGGACCTACCGAGAATGTTTCCCAAAAAGAAATGACGCGCTCTTTTTTCTCCACATCTAAATCTAAATCCCTTAAGACCATTTTTAAACTCCCCGAAGGTGAAGCGCCAAGCAGAATATGTATCATTTATATCTTCCTTCCGCTATCTTATACTTTATCCTAATCTTTCAAAGTCTTTACGTAAACACGATTTGTTCAGCTTTTTCGACTTTAAGAGGTACTTCATATCAGAAAAATTGTCGTATGAAAGCTGAATGTGA encodes:
- a CDS encoding small multidrug resistance family-3 protein (product_source=KO:K09771; cog=COG1742; ko=KO:K09771; pfam=PF02694; superfamily=103481; transmembrane_helix_parts=Outside_1_3,TMhelix_4_26,Inside_27_32,TMhelix_33_52,Outside_53_56,TMhelix_57_79,Inside_80_85,TMhelix_86_105,Outside_106_108), with protein sequence MIYAIILFILAGLAEIGGGYLVWLWIREGKHYLYGVIGSMILVLYGLIPTLQNFPTFGRVYAAYGGVFIILSVLWGWWVDKKTPDIYDWIGAGICLIGVSIMLWGPRH
- a CDS encoding hypothetical protein (product_source=Hypo-rule applied; pfam=PF08874,PF12395; superfamily=88723), with translation MIHILLGASPSGSLKMVLRDLDLDVEKKERVISFWETFSVGPIWRLHEDIGKEARFNWIKNNLTDAYNEFHEYEQNFQKTVNEITAIPEGSPIMIWISDNAHEQTGLRFVLYLLKNKNNDIFLINTTKVYGELFKKRKEKYTVLDTGEIPPEKLRFIYEQSKNEPPLSQHERENFEKEWLALANTHEVLRIWQNGTIHSVSEDYYDLFIINRAKKLHNEMKTKDFMKSVRLIGEVLGHLDQYVGDEFLEYRLRKLIEKRAFEMEGSLEAMAFYSVKLR
- a CDS encoding ABC-2 type transport system ATP-binding protein (product_source=KO:K01990; cath_funfam=3.40.50.300; cog=COG1131; ko=KO:K01990; pfam=PF00005,PF13732; smart=SM00382; superfamily=52540) yields the protein MLEAVEITKRFKQTHAVNGVNLFLEKGEIIGLLGPNGAGKSTTISIISTLIPPTSGDVRLHNESVIKRPEKLRKILGVVPQEIALYPDLSARENLLFFGKIYRLSGSQLKQKVEEVLEMIGLTDRQHDLVKNFSGGMKRRLNIGAALLHEPELIIMDEPTVGIDPQSRNYILETVKRLNKEKKMTVLYTSHYMEEVEFLCNRIYIMDKGNILAAGTKEEIKNILSAENTIQITVERVNDSFIHALRDHPVVNRVTVQDRVMTVLTPKEANAFSILFKIAEETNTMLTSIEIKTPTLEDVFLHLTGRALRN
- a CDS encoding signal transduction histidine kinase (product_source=COG4585; cath_funfam=3.30.565.10; cog=COG4585; pfam=PF07730; superfamily=55874; transmembrane_helix_parts=Outside_1_3,TMhelix_4_23,Inside_24_27,TMhelix_28_50,Outside_51_64,TMhelix_65_87,Inside_88_98,TMhelix_99_118,Outside_119_122,TMhelix_123_142,Inside_143_366) codes for the protein MKAFLFRVFVFAVLWTYFLFSAFLDHSAHLTLLVFLSACTIGCYFFLPVVKNPLLLYIIVDLFIWSAGWLQSVASNHASLLLILYLYVEAIFQLKKQSFRLFAVIHVFVSFLIALFLPNPFEWLTAFAIFTFISVVLNEYIFERKEQRELYEQLLGEYRRLKRISYENERSARLEERTRIARDIHDSVGHKLTALLMQLEMLSIKEKRKDYIELKSLVRESLEETRHAVRALKMDESEGISSVLQLIRKLESESHIMVHFTTKQGVLSARLTNRQNVVLYRVIQEALTNAMRHAQSREVYIILGKNAIGDLEFTIKNRISDAKPFQKGFGLTNMKERVKEAGGSLNIFQTNDEFVVHGTLPIKEYE
- a CDS encoding DNA-binding NarL/FixJ family response regulator (product_source=COG2197; cath_funfam=1.10.10.10,3.40.50.2300; cog=COG2197; pfam=PF00072,PF00196; smart=SM00421,SM00448; superfamily=46894,52172); protein product: MTIRILLVEDQAIVRQGLKMMIEQDEQLKVVAEAEHGLKAIEIMEKTIVDLILMDIRMPVMNGVEATKKIKERWPDAKILILTTFNDEEYAVQTLKDGASGFLLKTSEPAKLIDAIHSCMKGGISIHEDVAAKMVPKLLEKPKKEMVNVPLTPRELAIVKLVGEGKTNKEIASDLHLSIGTVKNHMTQILNKLGLRDRTQLAIYAIKHDIC
- a CDS encoding ABC-type Na+ efflux pump permease subunit (product_source=COG1668; cog=COG1668; pfam=PF12698; transmembrane_helix_parts=Inside_1_19,TMhelix_20_42,Outside_43_224,TMhelix_225_247,Inside_248_261), producing the protein MIGQFIKKQFLIMIRNKQELLLLLVMPFTLISILGFALTSVMDSKKMDIQAKVAIVEHGNEQEDFKKFANDVKNVQMPDGEKEFLLKQVEKMMPISILKQEILGSKELEPYIQMAEFQPSELEEIRENDKYTVIVEVPEHFSYTLLNHLIFGEKTKPKLSIYVNEGKEITAQFVQELITEFQEQYSLISKLDQAGLNESLELPVAKVKGEMETVTKREPINSFTYYTVGMSVMFVLYLASYISSHALQEKQSNAFHRLLLA